A window from Cryptomeria japonica chromosome 1, Sugi_1.0, whole genome shotgun sequence encodes these proteins:
- the LOC131876426 gene encoding uncharacterized protein LOC131876426, protein MSPQEIAGYIREQEEADARVGRASNHPLLTGRGSKSKRPPTSPSYSDFPDIVVESHPFLDPISEDPVIVKRSKGPLERAFKNDAREIADQSVGRCLYANGLSFNVVRSPYWQDMLKKVNEAPQGYTGPGYEKVRSTLLAKEVKNIDNALAPIRNSWKQTGVSIISDGWKDTKNRPLINVIAVCPKGAMFLKAVDCEGQVKDAQFIANILIQCIQDVGPQNVVQVITDNAKNCRAAGMLIETRFEHIFWTPCAVHSLNLMLQKIGRKIDWIKQIYVEAEEIQMFITNHNMSQAIFRSFSQLELLKVAETRFASNTIVLRRLVKVRQPLASMVISQSWSLWRQSNTERAANVKRMILDDIWWDRVEYLLSFTEPIMSMIRYTDMDHPCLGEVYDGIDSMIEKMKAIINAKEQDPEETFFKEVQSICVERWNKMTTPLHLLAFALTPKFYSDEMLAKPSRVPPYRDSEVSEGCRTALTKLFPDSEMEDLMTSEFADFVASNGQSVSALRDKYKKDSHAWWYLNGHTSPNLQTLAIKVLSQVASSSSSERNWSTYSFIHSVKRNRLAASKAEELVYVHSNLRLLTHKQNEYKDGSTKFWDVDPERTDLDFSAATQSLLSGESDSQCAASASGSEAACGSSTLPTSSNVNDDVDLDLPSDPYDAIADY, encoded by the exons aaatagcaggatatattagagagcaagaggaagcagatgcaagagttggtcgtgcctcaaaccatcctttgttgacaggaagaggaagtaaatcaaagaggccccctacttctccatcttatagcgattttcctgatatcgtggtagagagccacccattcttggacccaattagtgaagaccctgttattgtgaagagaagcaagggaccattagagagagcatttaagaatgatgctagagagattgcagatcaatccgttggaagatgtctatatgcaaacggtttgtcatttaatgtggtacgatcaccatattggcaggatatgttgaaaaaggtaaatgaggctccacaagggtacacagggccaggttatgagaaggtgcgtagcaccttactagcaaaggaggtaaaaaacatagacaatgcattggctcccattagaaattcatggaaacaaacaggggtgtccatcatttcagatggatggaaggataccaaaaatcggccattaattaatgtaattgcagtgtgccctaaaggggcaatgtttctgaaagctgtggattgtgagggacaggtgaaggatgcacaatttattgctaacatccttatacaatgcattcaggatgtgggacctcaaaatgttgtccaagtaataacggacaatgcaaagaattgtagagctgcaggtatgttgattgagacacggtttgaacacatattttggacaccttgtgctgtccactctctcaacctcatgctacaaaagataggcaggaaaatagattggatcaaacaaatttatgttgaggctgaagagatccaaatgttcatcacaaaccataacatgtcacaggccattttcagatcattttcacagttggagttgctaaag gttgccgagacccgatttgcatccaacacaatcgtcttgaggcgacttgtgaaggtgcgacagccacttgctagcatggtaattagtcaaagttggtccctatggaggcaatccaatactgaaagggcagcaaatgtaaagcgcatgatcctagatgacatttggtgggatcgagtggaatatcttttgagtttcactgagcccatcatgagtatgatccgttatactgacatggatcacccatgtttgggagaggtatatgatggcattgactcgatgattgagaaaatgaaagccatcatcaatgcaaaagagcaagatcccgaagaaactttcttcaaagaggttcaatcaatttgtgttgagcggtggaacaaaatgaccaccccactacatcttcttgcatttgcattgactcccaaattttatagtgatgaaatgcttgctaagccatcaagggtaccaccatatagagattcagaagtcagtgaagggtgtaggacagcacttactaaactcttcccagattctgaaatggaggatttaatgacaagtgagtttgctgattttgtagcctccaatggtcaaagtgtttccgctctccgtgacaagtataaaaaggattctcatgcttggtggtacctcaatggccatacatcaccaaaccttcaaactcttgcaatcaaagttttatcgcaa gttgctagttcctcttcatctgagcgaaattggagcacatactcctttatccactcagtgaaacgcaaccgactggcagcaagtaaggcagaagagctcgtttatgtgcattcaaacttgcgccttcttactcataaacaaaatgagtataaggatgggagcacaaagttttgggatgtagatccagagcgaactgatttggatttttcagctgccacacaatctttactttctggggagtctgatagccaatgtgctgctagtgcaagtggcagtgaggctgcatgtggttccagtactctacctacatcatctaatgtcaatgatgatgttgatcttgatcttcctagtgacccatatgatgctattgctgattattag